A single window of Chloracidobacterium sp. DNA harbors:
- a CDS encoding BamA/TamA family outer membrane protein: MTDIAIVINKRNNSRGCGRTLGLFVFLMIVFALLTQATSAQSKYEKRLIEKVDVIVDGGEPNLPAAEPFRVIVKDRIGALYSATHIHDTIEALYRTDKIAEVKVTASLNGLNGVDLRFAIRRKRQADKVSIILGDFSDKAITEQELLFKLDLLAPGSTITEQTLRNNADQILDYLRERGYYRSEVTYVQTPLQSDNSVAVVFTVVPGEQAKVGELKIDIAGLDRLIPPKTVKLVKGTPFSREALARDIDGLRAFLRKQDLTAPELDDPRVSYDSDSNTIAISIQGKVGPIVKIVVESDAGKVSDSTLDRILPLKREGTLDYAAIVEGERRLENYFQEKGYFFANVRPICSVEPQLPGDGVDAMPNDTELLCSNLGTSDLKDRTVTIRYQVKASRKLRLQSLRIKGTDRLPIEEIRTVLESQEANLLGIIPLFGYGRGFTSLSILERDAATIRSLLNELGYRDAQVRVVQGVSPNGEDLIITFQVEDGPPSIVEDVTVTGNKAFADDLLMAKVSQLKGREYSRARIRNAVRTLAEFYSKEGYFDARVSSSVIEGELVDGSDKRTLKVEFKVEGEGRRVVINRVLITGNDATKPKAIRRASNLKPGEFLRAQDIYGTEQNLYGTDAFDRVEVKTQPAGDTTAGERAADVIINVNEQKPRLLTYGGGFSTDLGANGFFDLRHVNLFGNLWQGGARMRWSQRQQLVQFDFIDPRFMKDGENRFSPLTFSAQYQRDSTVTRFFRSAFDKGTFGVVQRIDATGNPIDTFGNPTGSPTINRLSVSAETSRTLSRKNRSIIFGRYRFENVRLSNIESLLIKDLLTPDARVRISGFGFTYVRDTRENCSVRFGLLELIAKGEPGDKCRYNASDPTRGSYITAEYNVSIPQLGANIGFHKFQASYNFYYTFPKFKNMTIAGRAILGLATVFSAANRFNNVQFPDLNNILPVSERFFAGGSNTLRGFDFEEAGPRIVIEPQGTFLNSAGNSVYLAPFTVPFGGNAMAVINLEARVPISKSIRVVPFYDGGNVFRRIGDIFNPPDVPANDVFRQNLRALWTHTAGIGLRLKTPIGGEFGVDYGRLLNPPRFLIPQTVGPNAIYQLRQDQIHFRFSQAF, from the coding sequence TTGACTGATATCGCCATAGTCATCAACAAAAGGAACAATAGCCGCGGGTGCGGCCGCACGCTAGGACTGTTTGTATTTTTGATGATCGTGTTCGCCTTGCTAACGCAAGCGACATCCGCTCAGTCAAAATATGAAAAGCGTCTTATCGAAAAGGTCGATGTCATCGTCGATGGCGGCGAACCGAATCTGCCCGCCGCTGAACCGTTTCGGGTGATAGTAAAAGACCGCATCGGTGCATTGTACTCGGCGACCCACATCCACGATACGATCGAGGCGCTGTATCGGACTGACAAGATCGCCGAGGTCAAGGTCACGGCATCGTTGAATGGGCTCAACGGCGTCGACCTGAGATTTGCGATCAGGCGCAAGCGGCAGGCTGACAAGGTGTCGATCATTTTGGGAGATTTTTCGGACAAGGCTATCACTGAGCAGGAATTGCTGTTCAAACTCGACTTGCTGGCTCCGGGTTCGACGATCACTGAGCAGACGCTTCGCAACAATGCCGACCAGATACTGGACTATCTTCGCGAACGCGGTTATTACCGATCCGAAGTAACCTACGTTCAGACGCCTCTGCAGAGTGATAATTCGGTCGCCGTCGTCTTTACGGTCGTGCCGGGCGAACAGGCAAAGGTCGGGGAACTGAAGATCGACATAGCCGGACTTGACCGTCTGATCCCACCAAAAACGGTCAAATTGGTAAAGGGAACGCCCTTTTCCCGCGAGGCACTCGCTCGTGATATTGACGGTCTGCGTGCGTTTTTGAGAAAACAAGACCTGACCGCACCGGAACTCGATGATCCGCGGGTCAGCTATGACAGTGACAGCAACACGATCGCGATCAGTATTCAAGGAAAGGTCGGACCGATCGTCAAGATCGTCGTCGAATCGGACGCCGGCAAGGTCAGCGACTCGACATTGGACCGCATCTTGCCGCTAAAGCGCGAGGGGACACTGGACTACGCCGCGATCGTCGAGGGCGAACGCAGGCTCGAAAACTACTTTCAGGAAAAGGGCTATTTTTTTGCGAACGTCCGGCCAATCTGTAGCGTCGAACCCCAACTCCCTGGAGACGGCGTTGACGCGATGCCCAACGATACTGAGTTGCTGTGCTCAAATCTCGGCACGTCGGATCTGAAAGACCGAACCGTGACGATCAGATATCAGGTCAAGGCCAGTCGTAAATTGCGGCTTCAGAGTTTGCGGATCAAGGGTACGGACCGCTTGCCAATCGAAGAGATCCGGACGGTGCTCGAGTCACAGGAAGCAAATCTGTTGGGTATCATCCCACTTTTTGGCTATGGCCGCGGCTTTACGAGCCTAAGCATCCTCGAGCGCGATGCCGCTACGATCCGTTCTCTCCTAAATGAACTCGGATACCGTGACGCACAGGTTCGCGTGGTTCAGGGTGTTTCGCCGAACGGCGAAGACCTCATTATCACCTTTCAGGTCGAGGACGGGCCGCCGTCGATAGTCGAGGACGTAACCGTTACGGGCAACAAGGCATTTGCCGACGATCTGCTGATGGCAAAAGTCTCCCAGTTGAAGGGTCGCGAGTACTCGCGTGCGAGGATCAGAAACGCGGTCAGAACGCTTGCCGAATTTTACTCGAAAGAGGGATATTTCGACGCCCGCGTGAGTTCATCTGTCATCGAAGGCGAACTTGTCGACGGGAGCGACAAGCGAACACTAAAGGTCGAATTCAAGGTCGAGGGAGAAGGCCGGCGGGTGGTCATCAACCGCGTGCTGATCACCGGCAATGACGCCACCAAGCCCAAGGCGATCCGCCGAGCCTCAAACCTCAAGCCGGGCGAATTTCTCAGGGCTCAGGACATATACGGCACCGAACAAAATCTCTACGGCACCGACGCATTTGACCGTGTCGAGGTCAAGACTCAGCCTGCCGGCGACACCACCGCCGGCGAACGGGCGGCCGACGTGATCATAAATGTCAACGAGCAGAAACCGCGATTGCTGACGTACGGCGGCGGTTTCTCGACCGACCTCGGGGCCAACGGCTTTTTTGATCTTCGCCACGTTAATCTATTTGGCAACCTGTGGCAGGGCGGCGCACGGATGCGTTGGAGTCAGCGGCAGCAATTGGTACAGTTCGATTTCATCGATCCACGCTTTATGAAAGACGGTGAGAACCGATTTTCACCGCTGACCTTTTCAGCCCAATACCAACGCGACTCGACCGTCACGCGATTCTTCCGGTCAGCCTTCGATAAGGGCACATTTGGCGTCGTCCAGCGTATCGATGCCACCGGTAACCCGATCGACACATTTGGCAATCCGACCGGTAGCCCAACCATCAACCGCCTGTCGGTCTCGGCAGAAACGAGTCGGACGCTGAGCCGTAAAAATCGAAGCATTATTTTCGGCAGATACCGGTTTGAGAATGTTCGTCTATCTAATATCGAAAGCCTTCTGATCAAAGACTTGCTGACGCCGGATGCACGTGTGCGAATATCGGGCTTTGGATTTACATATGTCCGCGATACACGCGAGAATTGCTCGGTCAGGTTCGGTCTGCTCGAGTTGATCGCGAAGGGCGAGCCCGGCGACAAGTGCCGATACAATGCCAGCGATCCGACCCGCGGAAGCTATATCACGGCTGAGTATAATGTCTCGATCCCGCAACTCGGCGCAAATATCGGTTTTCATAAATTTCAGGCGAGCTATAACTTTTATTACACATTTCCGAAATTCAAAAACATGACTATTGCCGGCCGTGCGATCCTCGGCCTAGCAACTGTATTCTCCGCCGCGAACCGCTTTAACAATGTGCAGTTCCCCGATCTTAACAATATTCTGCCGGTCAGCGAACGTTTTTTTGCGGGCGGATCAAATACCTTAAGAGGTTTTGATTTTGAAGAGGCCGGGCCCCGGATCGTGATCGAACCGCAGGGAACATTCTTAAATTCGGCCGGAAACAGCGTCTATCTGGCGCCTTTCACGGTTCCCTTTGGCGGCAATGCGATGGCGGTAATAAACCTCGAGGCGCGAGTGCCGATCTCTAAGTCGATCAGGGTCGTGCCTTTTTATGACGGCGGCAACGTATTTAGGCGTATCGGCGATATTTTTAATCCGCCGGATGTGCCGGCAAACGATGTCTTCCGGCAAAATCTGCGAGCCTTATGGACGCATACCGCCGGGATCGGGCTACGGCTAAAGACCCCGATCGGCGGCGAGTTTGGCGTCGATTACGGTCGGTTGCTCAATCCACCGCGATTTCTGATACCGCAAACCGTCGGTCCCAACGCAATATACCAACTGCGTCAGGACCAGATACACTTTCGCTTTTCGCAAGCTTTCTAA